In one window of Archocentrus centrarchus isolate MPI-CPG fArcCen1 chromosome 11, fArcCen1, whole genome shotgun sequence DNA:
- the LOC115787929 gene encoding major histocompatibility complex class I-related gene protein-like isoform X1 — protein MAFGFLMKPFLFLFLVEIRVAAGENYSLKYYHTAFYGRMNNPEFFTLQMVDDVQINHWDSITNKKVTKQEWMKSITEEDPQYWESQTEVCVDQQQWFRDNTEMIKKHLNHTEDTLTLQYMYGCTWNDQTGDVFVYQKFGYDGEDLLVWDIGTNSWVTAQQKAHQTKVRWNHETAKLEHTKKYLTKDCPQYLKKYVDYGRSSLKRTVPPSVSLLQKTPSSDITCHATGFYPDETKMVWRRDGEELHEGVVKGEILPNNDETFQMSIDLNISSVPPEDWRRYDCVFQLSGVNEIITKLDKAKIRTNEASAAAHLITIVISTAAFIVFIGCVIGFIIYKIKSDKKTPPKSAESQSLTGSTTSSGSTSSDLPTVTVTHGRVSIVHPM, from the exons ATGGCTTTTGGCTTTTTAATGAagccttttctgtttctttttctcgtGGAAATACGTGTCGCGGCGGGAG agaatTACTCACTAAAGTATTACCACACTGCGTTTTATGGAAGAATGAACAACCCAGAATTTTTTACTCTTCAGATGGTTGATGATGTTCAGATAAATCACTGGGACAGCATCACCAACAAAAAAGTGACCAAACAGGAGTGGATGAAGAGCATCACAGAAGAGGATCCACAGTACTGGGAGAGTCAGACTGAAGTCTGTGTGGACCAGCAGCAGTGGTTCAGAGACAACACTGAAATGATAAAGAAGCACTTGAACCATACTGAag aTACCCTCACCTTACAGTACATGTACGGCTGTACCTGGAATGATCAGACTggtgatgtttttgtttatcaaaAATTTGGCTATGATGGAGAAGACTTATTAGTTTGGGACATCGGGACAAATTCATGGGTCACTGCACAGCAGAAAGCACATCAGACTAAAGTCAGGTGGAACCATGAAACAGCTAAGTTGGAGCACACAAAGAAGTACCTCACCAAGGACTGTCCTCAGTACCTGAAGAAGTATGTGGACTATGGGAGGAGCTCTCTGAAGAGAACAG TTCCTCCCTCAGTGTCTCTGCTCCAGAAGACTCCCTCCTCTGACATCACCTGCCACGCTACAGGTTTCTATCCTGACGAAACCAAAATGGTctggaggagagatggagaggaacTCCATGAAGGTGTGGTCAAAGGAGAGATCCTTCCCAACAATGATGAGACCTTCCAGATGAGCATTGACCTAAATATTAGTTCTGTTCCACCTGAAGACTGGAGGAGgtatgactgtgtgtttcagctcTCTGGTGTGAATGAAATCATCACCAAACTGGACAAAGCAAAGATCAGGACCAATGAAG ccTCGGCAGCAGCACATCTCATCACCATTGTCATCTCCACTGCAGCCTTCATTGTCTTCATTGGATGTGTGATCggattcattatttacaaaattaaatctG atAAGAAGACTCCACCTAAGTCTGCAGAATCACAGAGCCTGACAG GTTCAACAACTTCCTCAGGTTCAACTTCCTCAGATTTACCAACTGTAACTGTCACACATGGTAGAGTCTCTATAGTACACCCAATGTAG
- the LOC115787929 gene encoding major histocompatibility complex class I-related gene protein-like isoform X2 — MVDDVQINHWDSITNKKVTKQEWMKSITEEDPQYWESQTEVCVDQQQWFRDNTEMIKKHLNHTEDTLTLQYMYGCTWNDQTGDVFVYQKFGYDGEDLLVWDIGTNSWVTAQQKAHQTKVRWNHETAKLEHTKKYLTKDCPQYLKKYVDYGRSSLKRTVPPSVSLLQKTPSSDITCHATGFYPDETKMVWRRDGEELHEGVVKGEILPNNDETFQMSIDLNISSVPPEDWRRYDCVFQLSGVNEIITKLDKAKIRTNEASAAAHLITIVISTAAFIVFIGCVIGFIIYKIKSDKKTPPKSAESQSLTGSTTSSGSTSSDLPTVTVTHGRVSIVHPM, encoded by the exons ATGGTTGATGATGTTCAGATAAATCACTGGGACAGCATCACCAACAAAAAAGTGACCAAACAGGAGTGGATGAAGAGCATCACAGAAGAGGATCCACAGTACTGGGAGAGTCAGACTGAAGTCTGTGTGGACCAGCAGCAGTGGTTCAGAGACAACACTGAAATGATAAAGAAGCACTTGAACCATACTGAag aTACCCTCACCTTACAGTACATGTACGGCTGTACCTGGAATGATCAGACTggtgatgtttttgtttatcaaaAATTTGGCTATGATGGAGAAGACTTATTAGTTTGGGACATCGGGACAAATTCATGGGTCACTGCACAGCAGAAAGCACATCAGACTAAAGTCAGGTGGAACCATGAAACAGCTAAGTTGGAGCACACAAAGAAGTACCTCACCAAGGACTGTCCTCAGTACCTGAAGAAGTATGTGGACTATGGGAGGAGCTCTCTGAAGAGAACAG TTCCTCCCTCAGTGTCTCTGCTCCAGAAGACTCCCTCCTCTGACATCACCTGCCACGCTACAGGTTTCTATCCTGACGAAACCAAAATGGTctggaggagagatggagaggaacTCCATGAAGGTGTGGTCAAAGGAGAGATCCTTCCCAACAATGATGAGACCTTCCAGATGAGCATTGACCTAAATATTAGTTCTGTTCCACCTGAAGACTGGAGGAGgtatgactgtgtgtttcagctcTCTGGTGTGAATGAAATCATCACCAAACTGGACAAAGCAAAGATCAGGACCAATGAAG ccTCGGCAGCAGCACATCTCATCACCATTGTCATCTCCACTGCAGCCTTCATTGTCTTCATTGGATGTGTGATCggattcattatttacaaaattaaatctG atAAGAAGACTCCACCTAAGTCTGCAGAATCACAGAGCCTGACAG GTTCAACAACTTCCTCAGGTTCAACTTCCTCAGATTTACCAACTGTAACTGTCACACATGGTAGAGTCTCTATAGTACACCCAATGTAG